The segment CAGCCCGCGCGCAAGCTGGAGCCCGTGATCGGTGCGGTCATGGAAGACGGGCCGGCGGACCGGGCGGGCATCGAGGCCGGCGACCGCGTGCTAGCCGTGGGTGACCGTCCGATTCACGAGTTCCAGGAGTTGGTGGTGGCCGTCGAGTCGAGCGGCGGCCAGCCGCTGGCGCTGCGCGTCCAGCGCGACGGCCAGCAGGTGTCGCTGCGGGTCGTGCCCGAGGTGCAGCAGATCCGCGGGAGCGGCGGCGCCGAGCAGCCGATCGGTCGGATCGGCGTCGCCTCCGCCGTGCCCCGCCGACAACTGGGGCCGTTCCAGGCGCTGGGCTACGCGGCCGGCGAGACCTGGGGGTGGGTCGACCGGATCGTCGGCTTCCTGGGCGACCTGGTGACGGGCGAGGTCTCGCCCCGCAACCTGGGCGGGCCCATCCTGATCGGACAGCTCAGCGGCCGGGTGGCGCGCGCCGGACTCGAGCAACTGCTCAACTTCATGGCCATCCTGTCGCTTAACCTCGCCGTCCTCAACCTGCTCCCTATCCCCGTGCTGGATGGCGGGCACCTGCTCTTCCTCGCCGTCGAAGGCGTGCGCGGCCGTGCACTCTCTCTCGAGCAGCGCATGCGCCTCACGCAGGCCGGCCTGGTCATCGTGCTGGCTCTCATGGTCTGGGCGCTGGCCAGCGACGTGCTGCGGCTCTTCGGGCTATAAGAGCGAGAGCTGCTCGGGGCGCGCGCGGCGGCGCATTGCTTCCACGTCCAGCGGCTCGAGCGGCCGATCCTGCATCGCGACCAGCAGCGGGCCGCGGTAGCCGCCGGCCGCCAGCGCTCGCCCCACGACATCGCGGGCCAGCCCCGGATCATTGCAATGCTCGCTCAGGTGAGCGAGCACCACGCCTGCCAGGGCGTAGTGGTGCAGCTCGCGCGCAAACTGCGCGGACTCGCGATTGGACAGGTGCCCGTGGCTCGAGCTGATGCGCTGTTTCACCGGCCACGGGTACGGCCCGTTCCACAGCATGGCGTCGTCGTGGTTGGCTTCGAGCACCAGCAGGTGGCAGCCGGCGAGGGCGTGGCGCACGGCCAGCGTGGGGCGGCCCAGATCGGTGGCGATCCCCAGCTTGTGACCGGGGCCCACGTGGTGCAGCGTCACGGCGACCGGGTCGGCGGCGTCGTGGGCGGTCAGAAACGGCTGGATCTCGAGGGGGCCGATGCGAAAGGGGTGCGCCACGGTGTAGCTCCGAAGCTCCTCCTTCCCGTTCAACAGACTGTTGCACGCCCGCTGCGTTGCGGACGTGAGGTACAGCGGCGTGCCGAAGCGGCGGGCGAGCACGCCCATGCCACGGGTATGGTCGC is part of the Gemmatimonadota bacterium genome and harbors:
- the rseP gene encoding RIP metalloprotease RseP, which encodes MLMTILATVIVLGVLIFVHELGHFVTAKLVDIAVPRFSIGLGPRLWGFRLGETEYVISWLPLGGYVKMAGMEEMERIEGAAAERDGAAVAVVSDVGLVSEIPEPPDPREFEAKPLPVRALVISAGVLMNTFFAFAVFAASALVWGVAEVPEARIGRVMADRLPAGAEALASVPAGARVTAVDEEPVEDWRDLEDAILAAPAGAVTVHFDGAPPARLRLAAGEAPRSQLLLALQPARKLEPVIGAVMEDGPADRAGIEAGDRVLAVGDRPIHEFQELVVAVESSGGQPLALRVQRDGQQVSLRVVPEVQQIRGSGGAEQPIGRIGVASAVPRRQLGPFQALGYAAGETWGWVDRIVGFLGDLVTGEVSPRNLGGPILIGQLSGRVARAGLEQLLNFMAILSLNLAVLNLLPIPVLDGGHLLFLAVEGVRGRALSLEQRMRLTQAGLVIVLALMVWALASDVLRLFGL
- a CDS encoding MBL fold metallo-hydrolase gives rise to the protein MRVTVLGSGSTGNATLVEAEGVCVLVDAGLSGRDLEQRLHSVGVEPRRLAGILITHDHGDHTRGMGVLARRFGTPLYLTSATQRACNSLLNGKEELRSYTVAHPFRIGPLEIQPFLTAHDAADPVAVTLHHVGPGHKLGIATDLGRPTLAVRHALAGCHLLVLEANHDDAMLWNGPYPWPVKQRISSSHGHLSNRESAQFARELHHYALAGVVLAHLSEHCNDPGLARDVVGRALAAGGYRGPLLVAMQDRPLEPLDVEAMRRRARPEQLSLL